Proteins found in one Sporosarcina sp. FSL K6-3457 genomic segment:
- the sigE gene encoding RNA polymerase sporulation sigma factor SigE, producing MLHELKKWMSVIASLFKRKNGTYYIGGHESLPKPLTREEEAKTIHAFMEGDMNARDTLIEKNLRLVVYIARRFDNTNTHIEDLISIGAIGLIKAIETFKIDKNIKLATYASRCIENEILMHLRKTNRTKSEISFDEPLNSDSDGNELLLSDILGTDEDIIIDDVEKKIERQHMIEAIGTLDERERYIMECRFGLTGQVEMTQKEVAELLGISQSYISRLEKKIIMDLRERLNHSIV from the coding sequence ATGTTGCATGAATTGAAAAAGTGGATGTCGGTCATTGCCAGCCTTTTTAAACGGAAAAATGGCACATACTATATCGGAGGACATGAATCGCTACCCAAACCACTGACGCGCGAGGAAGAAGCTAAAACCATTCATGCTTTTATGGAAGGTGATATGAATGCGCGTGATACGCTCATCGAAAAAAATCTGCGCCTCGTTGTTTATATCGCCCGCCGTTTTGATAATACCAATACACATATCGAAGACCTCATTAGTATCGGCGCTATCGGGCTAATCAAAGCAATTGAGACGTTCAAAATTGACAAAAATATCAAATTGGCGACATACGCATCACGCTGTATTGAAAATGAAATTTTGATGCATCTACGTAAAACAAATCGCACGAAATCAGAAATTTCTTTTGATGAGCCACTCAATTCAGATTCGGATGGCAATGAATTATTACTCTCAGATATTCTGGGCACAGACGAAGATATTATTATTGATGATGTTGAAAAGAAAATTGAACGACAACATATGATTGAAGCGATTGGTACGCTTGATGAGCGAGAGCGTTATATTATGGAATGTCGCTTTGGGTTGACGGGACAAGTGGAAATGACACAAAAAGAAGTGGCCGAATTACTAGGCATTTCTCAGTCCTATATTTCCCGGCTTGAAAAGAAAATTATAATGGATTTACGAGAGAGATTGAATCATTCGATTGTCTGA
- a CDS encoding response regulator codes for MRAILVDDELQPLQRLKKLIENNIENIEVIGTYLNPLEAEGMIKQLQPDIIFLDIEMPGLNGLQLGERIQEACPNIEIVFVTAFDKYAVQAFQLYAIDYIMKPIHLERLTMTVERVRILQSQRLSKEQSVVEIHPLLGCFHSLNLQWSDGKMETIKWRTAKAQELFAYLLHHRGQVIYRDTILELLWPDFDLARGSKQLYTTIYHIRQTLKNYGLEEITIGRQQLDIGYRLHMGTIQIDTDLWSERVVTATPPTVNTADVHEQLLLAYEGDYLGEHGYLWAEGERERLRRLWLNHAQRLSTFYIDNRMTHNAIQVNEHVQQRSPIEEISYFNLMQLYASQTNYVAVEDQYNQLKVMMAEQLDTTPSEQITSWFEQWKQTV; via the coding sequence ATGCGGGCAATTTTAGTTGATGATGAGCTACAACCTTTACAGCGTCTAAAAAAACTAATAGAAAACAATATAGAAAATATTGAAGTTATTGGCACATACTTAAATCCATTAGAAGCTGAAGGGATGATCAAACAGCTGCAACCAGATATCATTTTTTTAGATATCGAAATGCCCGGACTAAACGGACTTCAGTTAGGTGAACGGATTCAAGAAGCCTGTCCAAACATCGAAATTGTATTTGTTACAGCATTTGACAAATATGCAGTACAAGCATTTCAACTATATGCCATCGACTATATTATGAAACCTATTCATCTTGAACGACTGACAATGACGGTGGAACGAGTTCGGATACTACAGTCACAGCGCTTAAGCAAGGAGCAATCCGTAGTCGAGATTCATCCTCTCCTCGGCTGCTTCCATTCGCTAAATCTACAATGGTCGGATGGCAAAATGGAAACGATTAAATGGCGTACCGCAAAAGCCCAAGAACTATTTGCATACTTGCTGCATCACCGAGGTCAAGTCATTTATCGTGATACCATTCTTGAATTGCTCTGGCCCGACTTTGACTTAGCTAGAGGGTCAAAGCAATTATATACAACAATTTACCATATTAGACAGACGTTAAAAAATTACGGACTTGAAGAAATAACGATAGGCAGACAACAACTGGATATCGGCTATCGACTGCATATGGGAACGATTCAAATTGACACAGACCTTTGGAGTGAACGAGTCGTAACTGCTACACCACCTACAGTTAACACTGCCGATGTCCACGAGCAATTACTACTAGCATATGAAGGTGATTATCTCGGAGAACATGGCTACCTATGGGCAGAAGGGGAGCGTGAACGTTTAAGGCGCCTATGGCTAAACCATGCACAACGTTTATCTACTTTTTATATTGACAACCGTATGACCCATAACGCGATTCAAGTAAATGAACATGTCCAACAACGCTCTCCTATTGAAGAAATTAGTTATTTCAACTTAATGCAACTTTATGCCTCTCAAACGAACTATGTAGCCGTTGAAGATCAATATAATCAGCTCAAGGTCATGATGGCTGAACAGCTCGATACCACCCCAAGTGAACAGATCACAAGCTGGTTTGAACAATGGAAACAAACAGTATAA
- a CDS encoding PRC-barrel domain-containing protein codes for MRFSEIQKKEVIDATKGSFLGFVQDATIDIKNGKVESLHVGGGERSIFFEAKDKDAKRVRLEDVTTIGKDIVLVGKKDDKK; via the coding sequence ATGAGGTTTTCGGAAATCCAAAAGAAAGAAGTTATTGACGCTACGAAAGGTTCATTCCTCGGATTTGTGCAGGATGCGACGATTGATATTAAAAATGGGAAAGTGGAATCATTACATGTCGGTGGTGGAGAACGCAGTATATTCTTTGAGGCTAAAGACAAGGATGCTAAACGAGTTCGTCTTGAAGATGTTACAACAATCGGAAAAGATATTGTTCTGGTGGGCAAAAAAGACGACAAAAAATGA
- a CDS encoding sigma-E processing peptidase SpoIIGA produces MYGELIIGVNMLFNYAILSFANKVGNVQAARGRLLFASFVGALPVTIFPSSAIAVVLSFIGMTLCAFGKAFEPWKKSATMVLIGAVFAGGLLTAFHFRIQTMSSALNVLSYAVVAYVALYFMNKKWLDVRTARHVSELKAASVLHIWGKDIPVAVFVDSGNSCTEPLSGAAVHFVSLKAVEPYLPEDLKAALLTWDGTPTLAEFPDCYQKSLRLIRLMTIQGRSWAVGLKFERWTIGAGNSLQPGYIVLTKNDRRYPDGAEAILHVSAMELLT; encoded by the coding sequence ATGTATGGGGAACTCATTATTGGAGTAAATATGTTGTTCAATTATGCCATCCTGTCATTTGCGAACAAAGTAGGGAACGTTCAAGCCGCCCGCGGACGCCTGTTGTTCGCTTCCTTTGTAGGTGCATTGCCTGTCACCATTTTTCCATCGTCCGCCATTGCTGTTGTCCTATCTTTTATAGGCATGACGTTATGTGCTTTCGGCAAAGCTTTCGAACCGTGGAAGAAATCCGCGACAATGGTGTTGATTGGAGCGGTATTTGCGGGAGGATTATTAACGGCATTCCATTTTCGTATCCAGACAATGAGTTCAGCGCTGAACGTTCTAAGCTATGCGGTTGTGGCCTATGTTGCCCTCTATTTCATGAACAAGAAGTGGCTGGATGTGAGGACGGCTCGTCATGTATCAGAACTGAAAGCGGCGTCTGTTCTCCATATCTGGGGAAAGGATATCCCGGTAGCTGTGTTCGTGGATTCGGGCAATAGCTGCACAGAGCCGTTGTCTGGGGCAGCTGTCCATTTTGTATCGTTGAAAGCAGTCGAACCCTATTTGCCTGAAGATTTGAAGGCAGCGCTGCTTACTTGGGATGGTACTCCAACGCTTGCAGAATTTCCTGATTGTTATCAAAAATCGCTGCGGTTGATTCGACTTATGACGATTCAAGGACGGTCATGGGCGGTAGGGTTAAAATTTGAACGCTGGACAATTGGAGCAGGTAATTCACTACAACCTGGTTATATCGTACTAACAAAAAATGACCGTCGCTATCCTGACGGTGCCGAAGCCATTTTACATGTATCTGCAATGGAATTATTAACTTAA
- the sigG gene encoding RNA polymerase sporulation sigma factor SigG, with protein sequence MVRTRVEICGIDTSELPLLTNEVMKATFIRLQSGDHSAREELVIGNLRLVLSLVQRFAYRGEQADDLFQVGCIGLLKSIDNFDLKHNVRFSTYAVPMIVGEIKRHLRDHHSIRVSRSLRDIAYKAIRAKEQFINDNQKEPRISDLSEATGIPADDILFALDAIQDPMSLHEPINSDGGDPVYMMDQLQDKTVSEERWLTYVAVKETVAEMDERQQTILSKRFYLGQTQTEIAKELGISQAQISRLEKNAVKIIRDGMDQKI encoded by the coding sequence ATGGTGCGTACAAGAGTAGAAATATGTGGAATCGATACGTCCGAATTGCCATTACTCACGAATGAAGTGATGAAAGCAACGTTTATCAGGCTGCAAAGCGGCGATCATTCTGCAAGGGAAGAGCTTGTTATTGGTAATTTGCGACTCGTGTTAAGTTTGGTTCAACGATTTGCCTACAGAGGAGAGCAAGCGGATGATTTATTTCAAGTGGGCTGTATTGGCTTACTCAAATCGATTGACAACTTCGATTTGAAACATAATGTGCGGTTTTCAACGTATGCAGTTCCTATGATTGTCGGGGAAATTAAACGACATCTGCGTGATCACCATTCTATTCGCGTTTCAAGATCACTGCGAGATATTGCTTATAAGGCCATTAGAGCGAAAGAACAGTTTATCAATGACAATCAAAAGGAACCGCGTATTTCCGATTTATCGGAGGCAACTGGGATACCTGCGGATGATATTTTGTTTGCACTTGATGCGATTCAAGATCCGATGTCACTTCATGAGCCGATTAACAGTGATGGTGGAGATCCCGTCTATATGATGGATCAGCTACAAGATAAAACAGTTTCCGAAGAACGTTGGCTGACATACGTTGCGGTGAAGGAAACTGTGGCTGAAATGGATGAGCGACAACAGACCATCTTGTCTAAACGTTTTTATTTAGGACAGACGCAGACGGAGATTGCCAAAGAGCTGGGAATTTCACAAGCCCAAATTTCAAGACTAGAAAAAAATGCGGTAAAAATTATTCGGGATGGCATGGATCAGAAAATATAA
- a CDS encoding hybrid sensor histidine kinase/response regulator encodes MMNDKIVKLRKFKLILLFGVFLIALTGIRLLWIYAHNPMNQPTAEEGVLDLRGVVLEEHSAIPLNGEWEFYRNQLLTPEAFTDFALKEDKGYSTVPGKWDSSVDNDELGYQYGTYRLRILLDDKTEKLQGIRLADVHSAFRLYVDGQLVGGMGEVAENREDFELKVMPFYATFMSEDREVELVLQIANEPGYRKVAGIVKPITFGDVVSIERQKWFAILTQVVVSAIFLLHLLYVGLLYVVGIRQRILVAFSLLISFTVLSVLMDDERVFLYFMPLNSEWNIKLLWFVYVGAFLFLIQFVRELFPNYLQSRLLKVFTTFSFVYMLFLLLAPIEWVTLTRFVFSLLLAVSPVIIFMLIVKIALRGGKGTVFLLFAATAVASSMLWGFVSARSDWQIGYYPFDMLASIISLSAYWFQRYFQSTIMTAKLSEKLQRANDQKDDFLANTSHELRNPLHGIINIAQIVLEKEGRQLGTENKKNLQLLVAIGDHMSFMLDDLLDLTRLKEKTIHLQLRSISIQAVAKGVCDMLRFMVDGKPVQLEVDIDEDFPNVEADENRLVQILFNLLHNAIKFTHEGTITIRAMSRKGEAVIIIEDTGIGIESGLQESIFERYEQKDSSMTALGSGLGIGLTICKELVNLHGGQITVDSTLGQGSIFTFTLLFSSEQDEGERIESPVLLATREDMVRHIDALKFYGEKEEQPTLVAQEWTAIESSKPRVLVVDDDPVNLQILVHTLEADGYDVETALNGEDALKKLRKETWDLLITDIMMPQMSGYELARIVREKFTITDLPLLFLTARSQREDMLMAFRSGANDYVMKPVDAVELRTRVQALIFLRQSIDERLRLEAAWLQAQINPHFILNILNSISILSEEDGEKMRELIGAFSEYLQTSFDFENTEIVVPLDYELNIVRSYLMIEEIRFGNRVQVVWELDDHLQFSLPPLSMQTLVENAIKHGLLPLVQGGTITIQVKEKEDHYWIAISDDGVGFHQEELLATLHKQGGIGIANTNLRLKQLFGVGLQVESRPDKGTTVSFRVPKES; translated from the coding sequence ATGATGAATGATAAAATAGTAAAGCTAAGAAAATTTAAACTTATACTTTTGTTCGGGGTATTTTTAATAGCGTTGACGGGCATTCGGCTATTGTGGATTTATGCACATAATCCAATGAATCAACCGACAGCGGAAGAAGGTGTACTGGATTTAAGGGGCGTTGTGCTGGAAGAGCATTCTGCAATTCCCTTAAATGGAGAATGGGAGTTTTATCGGAATCAGCTATTGACGCCGGAGGCATTTACTGATTTTGCGCTGAAGGAGGATAAGGGATATAGTACTGTTCCTGGAAAGTGGGATTCATCCGTAGATAATGATGAGCTGGGGTATCAGTATGGAACGTATCGTTTGCGTATTTTACTAGATGATAAGACGGAAAAATTACAGGGAATACGCCTGGCAGATGTGCATTCCGCTTTTCGATTGTATGTAGATGGTCAGCTTGTTGGCGGCATGGGAGAGGTTGCTGAAAATCGGGAAGACTTTGAGTTAAAAGTCATGCCTTTTTATGCTACTTTTATGTCGGAGGACAGGGAAGTGGAGCTTGTACTTCAAATCGCTAATGAACCGGGTTATCGGAAAGTTGCTGGCATTGTTAAACCCATTACTTTTGGTGACGTAGTCTCAATCGAACGGCAAAAATGGTTTGCAATTCTTACACAGGTAGTCGTTTCTGCGATTTTTTTACTTCATTTATTGTACGTTGGTTTGTTATATGTAGTAGGGATTCGGCAAAGGATTCTGGTTGCATTTTCATTGTTGATTTCATTTACAGTTTTATCTGTTTTGATGGATGATGAGCGAGTTTTTTTATACTTCATGCCTTTGAATTCGGAATGGAATATAAAACTGTTATGGTTTGTCTACGTTGGTGCGTTCTTATTTTTGATTCAGTTTGTACGGGAACTGTTTCCAAACTATTTACAGTCTCGTCTATTAAAAGTCTTTACAACGTTTTCTTTTGTCTATATGCTTTTTCTTCTTCTGGCACCAATTGAATGGGTGACGTTAACGAGGTTCGTTTTTAGCCTTTTACTCGCCGTTTCGCCAGTCATTATATTCATGTTGATTGTAAAGATTGCTTTAAGGGGGGGGAAAGGGACTGTATTTCTGTTATTCGCGGCGACTGCTGTTGCCAGTAGTATGTTGTGGGGATTTGTAAGTGCTAGAAGTGATTGGCAAATTGGTTATTATCCATTTGATATGTTAGCCTCCATCATTTCTCTGTCGGCTTATTGGTTTCAGCGGTATTTCCAATCGACGATTATGACGGCGAAGTTATCAGAAAAACTGCAGAGGGCGAATGACCAAAAGGATGACTTTCTCGCCAATACGTCGCATGAATTGAGAAATCCACTTCATGGCATTATCAACATTGCTCAAATCGTTTTGGAAAAGGAAGGGCGTCAGCTAGGAACGGAAAATAAGAAGAATTTACAGTTACTCGTTGCCATTGGGGATCATATGTCCTTCATGTTGGATGATTTGTTGGATTTAACAAGGCTTAAAGAAAAGACTATTCATCTCCAACTACGCAGCATTTCCATTCAGGCAGTTGCCAAAGGGGTGTGCGATATGCTGCGCTTTATGGTGGATGGCAAACCGGTGCAACTTGAAGTAGACATTGACGAGGATTTCCCGAATGTTGAGGCAGATGAAAATCGACTTGTGCAAATTTTGTTTAACCTTTTGCATAATGCCATTAAGTTTACACATGAAGGAACGATTACGATTCGTGCAATGAGCCGAAAAGGAGAAGCCGTTATTATAATTGAAGATACAGGGATTGGTATTGAATCTGGTCTTCAAGAAAGTATTTTTGAACGTTATGAACAAAAGGATTCGAGTATGACGGCACTTGGTAGTGGACTTGGAATTGGTTTAACGATTTGTAAAGAGCTTGTGAACTTACACGGGGGACAGATAACAGTTGACTCTACACTTGGACAAGGATCTATTTTTACGTTTACACTTCTATTTTCAAGTGAACAGGACGAAGGAGAGCGGATTGAAAGTCCCGTCCTTTTAGCGACTCGGGAAGATATGGTTCGACATATTGATGCACTCAAATTTTATGGAGAGAAGGAAGAACAGCCAACGCTTGTTGCACAGGAGTGGACAGCGATTGAGTCAAGTAAACCCCGCGTCTTAGTAGTAGACGATGATCCCGTGAACTTGCAAATACTTGTGCATACGTTGGAAGCCGATGGTTATGATGTTGAGACAGCTTTGAACGGTGAAGATGCATTGAAGAAGTTGCGGAAAGAGACTTGGGATTTACTCATTACGGATATTATGATGCCGCAGATGTCTGGCTATGAGTTGGCACGTATTGTTCGAGAAAAGTTCACGATTACCGATTTACCACTTCTATTTTTAACGGCTCGAAGTCAACGGGAAGATATGCTGATGGCGTTTCGGTCAGGTGCGAATGATTATGTCATGAAACCGGTCGATGCCGTTGAGTTGAGGACACGAGTGCAGGCGCTGATCTTTTTGCGTCAATCGATTGACGAACGTTTACGATTAGAAGCGGCCTGGCTGCAAGCGCAAATCAATCCACATTTTATCTTGAATATTTTAAACTCCATTTCTATTTTGAGTGAAGAAGATGGGGAGAAAATGAGGGAATTAATCGGGGCTTTTAGCGAGTATTTGCAAACGAGTTTTGATTTCGAAAACACGGAGATTGTTGTACCCCTAGACTATGAATTGAATATTGTGCGCTCGTATTTGATGATTGAGGAAATTCGCTTTGGTAATCGTGTTCAAGTTGTCTGGGAACTAGATGACCATTTGCAGTTTTCGTTGCCGCCCTTATCGATGCAGACACTTGTGGAAAATGCCATTAAACATGGATTGCTACCACTTGTGCAAGGTGGGACGATTACGATTCAAGTGAAGGAAAAAGAGGATCATTATTGGATTGCGATTTCGGATGATGGAGTTGGTTTTCATCAGGAGGAGTTATTGGCTACGCTCCATAAACAGGGAGGCATAGGCATTGCAAATACAAATCTTCGATTGAAACAATTATTTGGAGTTGGTTTGCAAGTGGAGAGCCGTCCGGATAAAGGAACAACCGTATCGTTTCGAGTGCCAAAAGAATCATGA